A genomic segment from Propioniciclava sp. MC1595 encodes:
- a CDS encoding cytochrome ubiquinol oxidase subunit I gives MSPETIARWQFGITTVYHYFFVPVTIALSLLVAVMQTMWYRSGDEKFLRLTKFYGKLFLINFAMGVVTGIVQEFQFGMNWSEYSRFVGDIFGAPLALEALLAFFLESTFLGLWIFGWDKLPKKLHLMTIWLAAIGTMLSAIFILAANSFMQNPVGAMYNPVTDRAEMTDFMALLTNPVFLATFPHTLAAAYMAAGGFILAIAVWHLARLNKANRTELEDTDVSAYRWAAKFSAWVLIVAGFGTILTGDFQGKIMYQVQPMKMAAAEALYETAGGNGEMAPFSLLTIGTLDGSRPVFELHVPGVLGLLAKGDPYAEIHGIRNLEEIYNERLANAEFNLPVDAAENSLQAAYADKLRTVGVTNFVPNIPVSYWTFRIMMTLGFIAMAVGAWTLWALRKDKLPKSGALLNLALLAVVLGPLFANSAGWIFTEMGRQPWIVAGVLPTASAVSPGVGAGTVFASMIGFTLLYGALAVVEVGLMVHYAKAGLPAEVPPVEIKGEDDVLSFAY, from the coding sequence ATGAGTCCGGAAACTATTGCCCGCTGGCAATTTGGCATCACCACGGTCTACCACTACTTCTTCGTGCCCGTGACCATCGCACTGTCGCTGTTGGTCGCCGTCATGCAGACGATGTGGTATCGCTCGGGCGACGAGAAGTTCCTCCGCCTGACCAAGTTCTACGGCAAGCTCTTCCTCATCAACTTCGCCATGGGTGTCGTGACCGGCATCGTGCAGGAGTTCCAGTTCGGGATGAACTGGTCGGAGTACTCGCGCTTCGTGGGCGACATCTTCGGGGCGCCGCTGGCGCTGGAGGCGCTGCTGGCGTTCTTCCTCGAGTCCACCTTCCTCGGCCTGTGGATCTTCGGTTGGGACAAGCTGCCCAAGAAGCTCCACCTGATGACCATCTGGCTGGCCGCCATCGGCACCATGCTGAGCGCGATCTTCATCCTCGCGGCCAACAGCTTCATGCAGAACCCGGTCGGGGCCATGTACAACCCCGTCACCGACCGCGCCGAGATGACCGACTTCATGGCGCTGCTCACCAACCCGGTGTTCCTCGCCACCTTCCCGCACACGCTGGCTGCGGCCTACATGGCCGCGGGCGGCTTCATCCTGGCGATCGCGGTGTGGCACCTGGCCCGCCTGAACAAGGCCAACCGCACCGAGCTGGAGGACACCGACGTCTCCGCCTACCGCTGGGCCGCCAAGTTCAGCGCGTGGGTGCTCATCGTGGCCGGCTTCGGCACGATCCTCACCGGTGACTTCCAGGGCAAGATCATGTACCAGGTCCAGCCCATGAAGATGGCCGCGGCCGAGGCCCTGTACGAGACCGCCGGCGGCAACGGCGAGATGGCCCCCTTCTCGCTGCTGACGATCGGCACGCTGGACGGTTCGCGTCCGGTCTTCGAGCTGCACGTGCCCGGCGTCCTGGGCCTGCTCGCCAAGGGTGACCCGTACGCCGAGATCCACGGCATCCGGAACCTGGAGGAGATCTACAACGAGCGCCTCGCGAACGCGGAGTTCAACCTCCCGGTCGACGCGGCCGAGAACAGCCTGCAGGCGGCGTACGCCGACAAGCTGCGCACGGTGGGCGTGACGAACTTCGTCCCGAACATCCCGGTCAGCTACTGGACGTTCCGCATCATGATGACGCTCGGCTTCATCGCGATGGCCGTCGGCGCCTGGACCCTGTGGGCCCTGCGCAAGGACAAGCTGCCCAAGTCCGGCGCCCTGCTGAACCTGGCGCTGCTCGCGGTCGTGCTCGGCCCGCTGTTCGCCAACTCGGCCGGCTGGATCTTCACCGAGATGGGCCGCCAGCCCTGGATCGTCGCGGGCGTGCTGCCCACCGCGTCCGCGGTCTCGCCGGGCGTCGGCGCGGGCACGGTGTTCGCCTCCATGATCGGCTTCACGCTCCTCTACGGCGCCCTCGCGGTCGTCGAGGTCGGGCTCATGGTCCACTACGCCAAGGCCGGCCTGCCGGCCGAGGTGCCCCCGGTCGAGATCAAGGGTGAGGACGACGTCCTCTCCTTCGCGTACTGA
- a CDS encoding VIT family protein, whose translation MTDVRALVHRFDQDTGTHASMLNKLRAAVLGANDGVISTAGLVMGVAGATTNTAALATAGIAGLVAGALSMAVGEYVSVSAQRDSERALLAKEEHELRTMPEEELEELTRLLQEKGMSDAVAREAARELTAHDALAAHADIELRLDPDDLTSPTHAAVSSLIAFALGALIPLLAMLLSPPSTRVVVTVVAVLLALFLTGFLSARAGDAPVARAIVRNVIGGVLAMGITFAIGTLVGTQIG comes from the coding sequence ATGACCGACGTCCGTGCTCTGGTGCACCGGTTCGACCAAGACACCGGGACGCACGCCAGCATGCTGAACAAGCTCCGGGCCGCCGTGCTCGGGGCCAACGACGGCGTCATCTCCACCGCCGGCCTCGTCATGGGCGTGGCGGGCGCCACCACCAACACCGCCGCCCTCGCCACCGCGGGCATCGCCGGCCTGGTCGCCGGCGCGCTCTCCATGGCCGTCGGCGAGTACGTCTCGGTCTCGGCCCAGCGCGACTCGGAGCGCGCGCTCCTCGCCAAGGAGGAGCACGAGCTCCGGACCATGCCCGAGGAGGAGCTCGAGGAGCTCACCCGCCTGCTGCAGGAGAAGGGCATGTCAGACGCCGTCGCGCGCGAGGCCGCCCGCGAGCTCACCGCCCACGACGCGCTGGCCGCGCACGCCGACATCGAACTGCGCCTCGACCCCGACGACCTGACCTCGCCGACGCACGCGGCGGTCTCCTCCCTGATCGCCTTCGCCCTCGGCGCGCTCATCCCGCTCCTGGCCATGCTCCTGAGCCCGCCGAGCACCCGCGTCGTGGTCACGGTGGTGGCCGTCCTGCTGGCGCTGTTCCTCACCGGCTTCCTCTCCGCCCGCGCCGGGGACGCCCCCGTGGCGCGCGCGATCGTGCGGAACGTGATCGGCGGCGTCCTGGCCATGGGCATCACCTTCGCGATCGGCACCCTGGTGGGCACCCAGATCGGGTGA
- a CDS encoding diacylglycerol kinase family protein, giving the protein MPDAKVDDGLLDVMVASPRGLMGWGAVVADLVTRHRFGHSAVQRVQAKKVEVHLGRPVEGELDGDAIGQVRAMLCEVHEAGLPIRLPAPQEGWS; this is encoded by the coding sequence ATGCCCGACGCGAAGGTCGACGACGGCCTGCTCGACGTCATGGTCGCCTCCCCGCGCGGGCTGATGGGCTGGGGGGCGGTCGTGGCCGACCTGGTCACCCGCCACCGCTTCGGGCACAGCGCCGTCCAGCGGGTGCAGGCCAAGAAGGTCGAGGTGCACCTGGGCCGCCCGGTCGAGGGCGAGCTCGACGGCGACGCCATCGGCCAGGTGCGCGCCATGCTGTGCGAGGTGCACGAGGCCGGCCTGCCGATCCGCCTGCCGGCGCCCCAGGAGGGCTGGAGCTGA
- a CDS encoding ABC transporter ATP-binding protein, whose translation MSDAKQPPKVTDAPERPKHGPQVRGHGPMGGMGVQEKAINFGPSLRRLLGTLRPERPRIIAVMVLTSIAVVANVVQPKILGSMTDLLFTGLLGAMIGRGVPAGTSLEAVVAGLRARGQDTFADMLQGMSVVPGVGVDWDAVGRVGLLALALAVAGGLLMWASGWLLNDVVNKSVYRMREQVQAKLDRLPLSYFDRQPRGELLSRVTNDIDNIAQSLQQTLSQLLTNLLTLIGVLVMMFWVSPVLALIAIVAVPISMVAAMVIGKRAQGRFAAMWKSTGDLNAQIEEAYTGHALVKVFNRSAEVEQAFAHDNEKLYTAAFGAQFISGLMMPVMFFIGNLSYVAVAVVGGLRVATGQMSLGDVQAFIQYSRMFTQPITQVASMANLLQSGVASAERVFQVLDADEQSPEASGSLPTPLEGRVRFEDVAFSYTPDKPLIEGLSFEAYPGSTVAIVGPTGAGKTTLVNLLMRFYELDAGRITLDGVDIASVPRSELRSKTGMVLQDTWLFGGTIRENIAYGRPDATEEEIVAAATATYVDRFVHTLPDGYDTVIDEEGSNVSAGEKQLITIARAFLADPSLLILDEATSSVDTRTELLLQRAMAALRSDRTSFVIAHRLSTIRDANVILVMEEGRIVEQGNHEELVAARGAYFRLYQSQFSGAAEDPDAA comes from the coding sequence ATGAGCGACGCGAAGCAGCCCCCCAAGGTGACCGACGCGCCCGAGCGCCCCAAGCACGGCCCGCAGGTCCGCGGCCACGGGCCCATGGGCGGCATGGGCGTCCAGGAGAAGGCGATCAACTTCGGCCCCTCCCTGCGCCGCCTGCTCGGCACACTGCGCCCCGAGCGGCCCCGGATCATCGCCGTCATGGTGCTCACCTCGATCGCGGTGGTCGCCAACGTGGTGCAGCCGAAGATCCTCGGCTCGATGACCGACCTGCTGTTCACCGGCCTGCTCGGCGCGATGATCGGGCGGGGCGTCCCGGCTGGCACGTCGCTCGAGGCCGTCGTCGCCGGGCTGCGCGCCCGGGGGCAGGACACCTTCGCCGACATGCTGCAGGGCATGTCGGTCGTGCCGGGCGTCGGCGTCGACTGGGACGCCGTCGGCCGCGTCGGCCTCCTGGCCCTCGCGCTGGCCGTGGCCGGCGGACTGCTGATGTGGGCGTCCGGCTGGCTGCTCAACGACGTGGTGAACAAGTCGGTCTACCGCATGCGCGAGCAGGTGCAGGCCAAGCTCGACCGGCTGCCGCTGAGCTACTTCGACCGCCAGCCGCGCGGCGAGCTGCTCTCCCGGGTCACCAACGACATCGACAACATCGCCCAGTCGCTGCAGCAGACGCTGTCGCAGCTGCTGACCAACCTGCTGACGCTCATCGGCGTGCTCGTGATGATGTTCTGGGTCTCGCCGGTGCTCGCGCTGATCGCGATCGTCGCGGTGCCCATCTCGATGGTGGCCGCCATGGTCATCGGCAAGCGCGCCCAGGGACGGTTCGCGGCCATGTGGAAGTCGACGGGTGACCTGAACGCCCAGATCGAGGAGGCCTACACCGGCCACGCGCTGGTCAAGGTGTTCAACCGCTCCGCCGAGGTCGAGCAGGCGTTCGCGCACGACAACGAGAAGCTCTACACCGCGGCCTTCGGGGCACAGTTCATCTCGGGCCTGATGATGCCGGTGATGTTCTTCATCGGGAACCTCTCCTACGTGGCCGTCGCCGTCGTCGGCGGCCTGCGCGTGGCGACCGGCCAGATGAGCCTTGGCGACGTGCAGGCGTTCATCCAGTACTCGCGCATGTTCACCCAGCCGATCACCCAGGTCGCGTCGATGGCGAACCTGCTGCAGTCGGGCGTGGCGTCGGCCGAGCGCGTCTTCCAGGTGCTGGACGCCGACGAGCAGTCGCCCGAGGCGTCCGGGTCGCTGCCCACCCCGCTCGAGGGGCGGGTGCGGTTCGAGGACGTCGCGTTCTCCTACACCCCCGACAAGCCGCTCATCGAGGGGCTGTCGTTCGAGGCCTATCCGGGCTCGACCGTCGCGATCGTCGGCCCGACCGGGGCCGGCAAGACCACGCTGGTCAACCTGCTCATGCGGTTCTACGAGCTGGACGCCGGCCGCATCACCCTCGACGGCGTCGACATCGCCTCGGTGCCGCGCTCCGAGCTGCGTTCGAAGACCGGCATGGTGCTGCAGGACACGTGGCTGTTCGGCGGGACGATCCGGGAGAACATCGCCTACGGCCGCCCCGACGCCACCGAGGAGGAGATCGTCGCCGCGGCGACGGCCACCTACGTCGACCGGTTCGTGCACACCCTGCCAGACGGCTACGACACGGTGATCGACGAGGAGGGCTCGAACGTCTCGGCCGGCGAGAAGCAGCTGATCACGATCGCCCGGGCGTTCCTGGCCGACCCGTCGCTGCTGATCCTGGACGAGGCCACGTCCTCGGTCGACACCCGGACCGAGCTGCTGCTCCAGCGGGCCATGGCCGCGCTGCGCTCCGACCGCACGTCGTTCGTCATCGCCCATCGGCTCTCGACGATCCGCGACGCGAACGTGATCCTCGTCATGGAGGAGGGCCGCATCGTCGAGCAGGGCAACCATGAGGAGCTGGTCGCCGCCCGGGGCGCGTACTTCCGGCTCTACCAGTCGCAGTTCTCCGGCGCCGCGGAGGACCCGGACGCCGCCTGA
- a CDS encoding ABC transporter ATP-binding protein, which translates to MLLATLRTYLKPYARNIALVILFQLLATAAALYLPTLNARIIDEGVAQGDTAKIWDLGLIMLGVTAVQIVGQMSAIYFGARTAMGFGRDLRAAIFHKALSFSTREVNHFGAPSLITRTTNDVQQVQTLVMMTAFMIVQAPIMMVGGIFMALREDIGLSWLIAVAVIVMGTIIVAILLQALPLFRQMQVRIDTLNRVLREQIAGLRVIRAFVREPWEATRFNRANSELTTTSLRVGRRMLTFFPVVQMVMAASSVGVMWFGGLRVEAGEMQIGQLTAFLQYLIQILMSVMMSTMMLMIAPRAQVCAVRIQEVLRTDSSVVPPASPVREVAGHGEVRFEDVSFSYPGAEEPVLSDVSFAVTPGQTLAFIGATGSGKSTLVNLIPRLFDATAGRVLVDGVDVRDLDPEVLWGSIGLVPQKPYLFSGTVASNLRYGKPDATDEDLWHALEVAQARDFVERMDGQLDARIAQGGTNVSGGQRQRLSIARALVAKPDVYVFDDSFSALDVATDARLRAALVDETRDAAVVIVGQRVATIAGADQIIVLDEGRIEAVGTHDQLLVTSPTYAEIVESQFKAEEAA; encoded by the coding sequence ATGCTCCTGGCCACGCTGAGGACCTACCTCAAGCCGTACGCGCGCAACATCGCGCTCGTCATCCTCTTCCAGCTGCTCGCCACCGCGGCGGCGCTCTACCTGCCCACACTGAACGCGCGGATCATCGACGAGGGCGTCGCCCAGGGTGACACCGCGAAGATCTGGGACCTCGGGCTCATCATGCTCGGCGTCACCGCCGTGCAGATAGTCGGCCAGATGTCGGCGATCTACTTCGGCGCGCGCACCGCGATGGGGTTCGGGCGCGACCTGCGGGCCGCGATCTTCCACAAGGCGCTGTCGTTCAGCACCCGCGAGGTCAACCACTTCGGCGCCCCGAGCCTGATCACGCGCACGACCAACGACGTCCAGCAGGTGCAGACGCTGGTGATGATGACGGCGTTCATGATCGTGCAGGCCCCGATCATGATGGTCGGCGGCATCTTCATGGCCCTGCGCGAGGACATCGGCCTGTCGTGGCTGATCGCCGTCGCGGTCATCGTGATGGGCACGATCATCGTGGCGATCCTGCTGCAGGCGCTGCCGCTGTTCCGGCAGATGCAGGTGCGGATCGACACGCTCAACCGGGTGCTGCGCGAGCAGATCGCCGGCCTGCGCGTCATCCGCGCGTTCGTGCGCGAGCCGTGGGAGGCCACCCGCTTCAACCGCGCCAACAGCGAGCTGACCACCACCTCGCTGCGGGTCGGACGCCGCATGCTCACCTTCTTCCCCGTGGTGCAGATGGTGATGGCGGCGTCCTCGGTCGGCGTGATGTGGTTCGGCGGCCTGCGCGTCGAGGCCGGCGAGATGCAGATCGGCCAGCTGACGGCGTTCCTGCAGTACCTCATCCAGATCCTGATGAGCGTGATGATGTCGACGATGATGCTGATGATCGCGCCGCGCGCCCAGGTGTGCGCGGTGCGCATCCAGGAGGTGCTGCGCACCGACTCGTCGGTCGTGCCGCCCGCCTCGCCGGTGCGTGAGGTCGCCGGGCACGGCGAGGTCCGGTTCGAGGACGTCTCCTTCTCCTACCCCGGCGCCGAGGAGCCGGTGCTGAGCGACGTCTCGTTCGCCGTCACCCCCGGCCAGACGCTGGCGTTCATCGGCGCGACGGGCTCGGGCAAGTCGACGCTGGTCAACCTGATCCCGCGGCTGTTCGACGCCACGGCCGGCCGCGTGCTGGTCGACGGGGTGGACGTGCGCGACCTCGACCCCGAGGTGCTCTGGGGCTCGATCGGTCTCGTGCCCCAGAAGCCATACCTGTTCAGCGGGACCGTCGCCTCGAACCTGCGCTACGGCAAGCCCGACGCCACGGACGAGGATCTCTGGCACGCGCTGGAGGTGGCCCAGGCCCGCGACTTCGTCGAGCGGATGGACGGCCAGCTGGACGCCCGGATCGCCCAGGGCGGCACCAACGTCTCCGGCGGCCAGCGCCAGCGGCTCTCGATCGCCCGCGCCCTGGTGGCCAAGCCCGACGTGTACGTGTTCGACGACTCGTTCTCGGCCCTCGACGTCGCGACGGACGCCCGCCTGCGCGCCGCGCTCGTGGACGAGACCCGCGACGCCGCGGTGGTGATCGTCGGCCAGCGGGTCGCGACCATCGCCGGCGCCGACCAGATCATCGTGCTCGACGAGGGCCGGATCGAGGCCGTCGGCACCCACGACCAGTTGCTCGTGACCTCGCCCACCTACGCCGAGATCGTCGAGTCCCAGTTCAAGGCGGAGGAGGCGGCATGA
- a CDS encoding TetR/AcrR family transcriptional regulator gives MPPEERRAALVEATLPLLLEHGATVSTRQIAEAAGVAEGTIFRVFESKDDLVHACLHDALTNDTLAEQLDALPRDLDLPDTVARTAAILAERIAGIRILLGLVHQRPQPAASEDCARPDPVALRARAVDAVAGVLARHADRLRGTPEAAASALLAVTFGTTHSFFGGGDLADPDALADLLLHGISKDA, from the coding sequence ATGCCTCCGGAGGAGCGGCGCGCGGCGCTCGTCGAGGCCACCCTCCCCCTGTTGCTGGAGCACGGCGCCACCGTCTCCACCCGCCAGATAGCCGAGGCCGCCGGCGTGGCCGAGGGCACGATCTTCCGGGTGTTCGAGTCGAAGGACGACCTCGTCCACGCCTGCCTCCACGACGCGCTCACCAACGACACCCTGGCCGAGCAGCTGGACGCCCTCCCCCGCGACCTCGACCTGCCGGACACCGTGGCCCGCACCGCGGCGATCCTCGCCGAGCGCATCGCGGGGATCCGCATCCTGCTCGGCCTGGTGCACCAGCGGCCGCAGCCCGCGGCGTCCGAGGACTGCGCCCGCCCCGACCCGGTCGCCCTGCGGGCACGCGCGGTCGACGCCGTCGCCGGCGTGCTGGCCCGGCACGCCGACCGGCTGCGCGGCACGCCCGAGGCCGCGGCGTCCGCGCTGCTGGCCGTCACGTTCGGCACCACCCACAGCTTCTTCGGCGGCGGCGACCTGGCCGACCCGGACGCGCTCGCCGACCTCCTGCTCCACGGAATCTCGAAGGACGCCTGA
- a CDS encoding BlaI/MecI/CopY family transcriptional regulator: protein MPILGDLEHAVMDVLWARPAPTPVRDVHEELAQGREIAYTTVMTVLDRLAKKGVVARELDGRAWLYRPARSRLDLYVATITDALEGLTEEERAEVLGRVAAASPVV, encoded by the coding sequence ATGCCGATCCTCGGAGACCTCGAACACGCGGTGATGGACGTGTTGTGGGCTCGGCCTGCACCCACCCCGGTGCGCGACGTTCACGAGGAGCTCGCGCAGGGCCGGGAGATCGCCTACACCACGGTGATGACGGTGTTGGACCGCCTCGCGAAGAAGGGCGTGGTCGCCCGCGAGCTGGACGGACGCGCCTGGCTGTACCGGCCGGCCCGGTCGCGCCTCGACCTGTACGTCGCCACGATCACCGATGCGCTCGAGGGGCTCACCGAGGAGGAGCGCGCCGAGGTGCTCGGTCGCGTGGCCGCTGCGTCCCCGGTGGTGTAG
- a CDS encoding glycoside hydrolase family 3 C-terminal domain-containing protein, with protein MSFDVDDILTQATTDELARLVCGDGTWHTSGIERLGVRRVRVADGPHGLRVELGASLGESRPATCFPPAVGLASSWNPALLKRVGQALGREASEQGVDVVLGPGVNIKRSPLGGRNFEYFSEDPLLAGTLASALVYGLQAEGVGACVKHFAANNQETDRMRVDVRVSERALREIYLPAFEKVVLSAHPWMVMCSYNKLNGTHVSQDPWLLTDVLRGDWDYDGAVVSDWGAVLDRVESLAAGLDLEMPHELGNSDVEVADAVESGQMSRELLELGAARILALTQRAVDAVRPAGPVDAAAHHQLAREAAQESMVLLANDGVLPLAPRAKVALVGEFARSPRFQGGGSSKVNATTVERLVDTLAARRRVTFAPGFLLSGEFDDALVDEAVAAAEASDVVVACLGLPDAEETEGQDRTHLRLPDAQLALLAAVAEVGKPIVVVLSNGSAVEVSPWLEHANALVEGWLGGQAGALALADVLVGDAEPSGRLAETLAVRLGDHPSSLMFPGETGFVDYGEGVFVGYRGFDAADREVAFPFGFGLGYTTFSYDRLVVKVTGTPASRDLRVAVQVTVTNTGDRAGCEVVQVYVGNAPASVPRPPRELRAFTKLRLEPGESRTVTLPLDARAFSFWSQVHGRWVVESGLFTIEAGPNSRDLPLVQELRLDVPARRARLHAESTIAEWMADEEAWAALMARVPGGASIEFTPEVMAVMAGQPLRRFAKYPDVPLTAADVDAVLASHG; from the coding sequence ATGTCCTTCGACGTTGACGACATCCTCACCCAGGCCACCACCGACGAACTCGCGCGCCTGGTGTGCGGCGACGGCACCTGGCACACCAGCGGCATCGAGCGGCTGGGCGTCCGCCGGGTGCGGGTGGCTGACGGGCCCCACGGCCTGCGCGTCGAGCTCGGCGCGTCGCTGGGGGAGTCCCGGCCGGCGACCTGCTTCCCGCCCGCGGTGGGGCTGGCCTCCTCCTGGAACCCCGCCCTGCTCAAGAGGGTGGGGCAGGCGCTGGGCCGCGAGGCGTCCGAGCAGGGCGTCGACGTCGTGCTCGGCCCGGGCGTGAACATCAAGCGCTCCCCGCTGGGCGGGCGCAACTTCGAGTACTTCAGTGAGGACCCGCTCCTGGCCGGGACGCTGGCGTCCGCGCTCGTGTACGGCCTGCAGGCCGAGGGCGTCGGCGCGTGCGTGAAGCACTTCGCGGCGAACAACCAGGAGACCGACCGCATGCGCGTCGACGTGCGCGTCAGCGAGCGCGCCCTGCGCGAGATCTACCTGCCGGCGTTCGAGAAGGTCGTGCTGAGCGCGCACCCGTGGATGGTCATGTGCTCCTACAACAAGCTCAACGGCACCCACGTGTCGCAGGACCCGTGGCTGCTCACCGACGTGCTGCGCGGCGACTGGGACTACGACGGCGCCGTCGTCAGCGACTGGGGTGCGGTGCTCGACCGGGTCGAGTCCCTGGCCGCCGGGCTCGACCTGGAGATGCCGCACGAGCTGGGCAACTCCGACGTCGAGGTGGCGGACGCCGTGGAGTCGGGCCAGATGTCCCGCGAGCTGCTCGAGCTGGGCGCGGCGCGCATCCTCGCGCTCACCCAGCGGGCCGTGGACGCCGTGCGCCCGGCTGGGCCGGTGGACGCCGCGGCGCACCACCAGCTCGCCCGCGAGGCCGCCCAGGAGTCGATGGTGCTGCTGGCCAACGACGGCGTCCTGCCGCTGGCGCCCCGTGCGAAGGTGGCGCTGGTGGGCGAGTTCGCCCGGTCCCCGCGCTTCCAGGGCGGCGGGTCGTCGAAGGTGAACGCCACGACGGTGGAGCGGCTCGTCGACACGCTCGCCGCCCGGCGCCGGGTGACGTTCGCGCCCGGGTTCCTGCTCTCGGGTGAGTTCGACGACGCGCTGGTGGACGAGGCGGTGGCCGCGGCCGAGGCGTCCGACGTCGTGGTCGCCTGCCTGGGCCTGCCCGACGCCGAGGAGACGGAGGGGCAGGACCGCACGCACCTGCGCCTGCCCGACGCCCAGCTCGCCCTGCTCGCCGCGGTCGCGGAGGTCGGCAAGCCCATCGTCGTCGTGCTGAGCAACGGATCGGCGGTCGAGGTGTCGCCGTGGCTCGAGCACGCGAACGCCCTCGTCGAGGGCTGGCTCGGCGGACAGGCCGGCGCGCTCGCCCTCGCCGACGTCCTGGTCGGTGACGCCGAGCCGTCCGGACGCCTCGCCGAGACGCTCGCCGTCCGCCTGGGCGACCACCCGTCGTCGCTGATGTTCCCGGGTGAGACCGGGTTCGTCGACTACGGCGAGGGCGTGTTCGTGGGCTACCGGGGCTTCGACGCCGCCGACCGCGAGGTGGCCTTCCCGTTCGGGTTCGGCCTCGGCTACACGACGTTCTCCTACGACCGGCTCGTGGTGAAGGTGACCGGGACGCCGGCGTCCCGCGACCTGCGCGTGGCCGTGCAGGTGACCGTGACGAACACCGGGGACCGCGCCGGCTGCGAGGTCGTGCAGGTCTACGTCGGCAATGCGCCGGCGTCAGTGCCGCGCCCGCCGCGCGAGCTGCGCGCGTTCACCAAGCTCCGCCTGGAGCCGGGGGAGTCGCGCACCGTCACCCTGCCGCTGGACGCCCGGGCGTTCTCGTTCTGGTCCCAGGTGCACGGCCGCTGGGTCGTGGAGTCGGGCCTGTTCACGATCGAGGCCGGCCCGAACTCGCGCGACCTGCCGCTGGTGCAGGAGCTCAGGCTCGACGTGCCCGCGCGCCGCGCCCGCCTGCACGCCGAGTCGACCATCGCGGAGTGGATGGCCGACGAGGAGGCGTGGGCCGCGCTGATGGCGCGCGTCCCCGGCGGGGCCAGCATCGAGTTCACCCCCGAGGTGATGGCGGTGATGGCCGGGCAGCCGCTGCGCCGGTTCGCCAAGTACCCCGACGTCCCGCTGACCGCCGCCGACGTGGACGCCGTGCTGGCCAGCCACGGCTGA